AACAGTAGTGTTCATTGCAAGTGGCTTCACATCACAAGTGATTGTCAGTATAATTTAATTGTCCTTCACAAGTGATCATCCTTTAGTTTCAGCATTGTCTCCAGCTCTGATGCCTTAAAGCAGAACAAAAAGTGAAAGAAGATTTTGGATAGAATAAATAGAAAGGGGAAAACTGGAAGATGAGATTTGTCTTTTtcctgaaatgtgaaaaaggaTGTTAAGGTGAAAGCACTTTTAGCTGAAaccaaacatttcttttcaaaCCTGTGACCGTTAGAGGATATGTGTTGATACCGGATACACATATTAGAACAAGACTCTATCACATTTGACCAATGTTAGTGAAACATTCAAACCACAAATGGAACATCAGTGAAACTACCATGACACcatagaggaaaataaatgaactgatGCTTTCATTTTTGTACTGAGCACTCTCTCATGTGAGTTGATTCTGTGGAGACTGTCTTTAACCAACAATAGCACCACCTACACTGTGCATTGCCCCACGATCACAAATATATCTAAGTTTATTTGAATAAAGTCAATCAGAAACTGTTAAAATAGCAACAATCTTTTGAATTTACTTTATGTTCCTCATTGTGGCAGAAGGGATGTAATTTGTCATGATTTCATTGAAATACCAGGTCCACATATTGAGTTCAGTGTCtaaatatgcaaatataaaataagatacCTGTCATCATTTAACtagatgtctttttttcttaacaGGACTAAATACAGAAAAGAAGAGGTTTTCTCTATTCACTAGACAATTTACTTAAACATACAGGGACCTggctctgtttttttattttgaagaataattaaaataacCCTCCTGATGGGCATGGTACTGGCAAATCAAGTCTACACAGGTACTGGCTGCACTTGTCTCAGTCAGATTTAGAAACCCTCACCTTCAAATGTCAACTCAAATAGATagaatcttttattttccaaaacctGACAATATCTCTCCATAATATCTatccatgtatgtgtgtatgtattcaTTTGCTGCACACATTAAAAGCTCTATTAAAAGTTTGATGTAGAAGTTTGATTGTTTGCTGGTTTACTTTCTTTGATGTTTTATTCTCATAcataaaatcaaatgtatttctatTCATCTAAAATCTGTTCTAATGATTTTGGACACACTGTGGTTGAAAGGCTAATTTTGGAATGAGTGAccgtttctttctctcttgtggTCTCCTGAAGTTTCACTTTCCACTCGCAAAAAAATTCCCTTGATGACAACGAGGAAGAGGTGTGTGGCTGAAGGATGTATTTAAGGCGACCCCGCAGCCTCTACCCCTCACAGTGCTCTGTCAACACACTTGGCTTCCTTTAACACTCACTGGTCTCACCACAGATCACTTCTATCACCAACAGCAGCATCTGTGTCATCTCGACCGAAGAGGAAACCAACAATGTCCGGCCTCATCAAAGTGCTCCTGCTcctggctgctgctgtctgcatcTCTACAGCCATGCGTAAGTTTTCAATCTCCCGTCTCACCATGTTGGAGCTGGAAGCTGTGATTgaccattttgttttttcttcctctacaGCTAACGAAGCCGGACAGAACTGTCTGTGTCAGAAGACCTCTAATACCACTGACGGGTCAAAGTTAAAGGACATCCAGATCTACCCGGCAACCAATTTCTGTGACAGAGTGGAGATTGTGTAAGACACTTTTTTATAAGAATGTGGGATGTGATGAGGAGACACTATAGCTCAGACATTTAGACATGATTGAAACTGTTTACAGGCAGATCACAATTTCAGAatataacttttatttattatattatattatatttattcatccattgtgttttttaaatgaccttATCTATTTTTGTCCACCTGAACAGTGTCACCACCAGGGCAGGCCGTCGCTACTGCCTGAACCCCCAGTCAAAAGTAGTGAAAGATAGATTGATTCGCATCATGTGAGTATACACACAACACAGGCCTGAATCAAAGTCTCAACTTCAGACCACAATGACAGTAATTAGTCACATAATCCAATTCATCAAACCACTGGGATGTGTCTAATGTTTCTCTCCTTGTTTTACTGTCTCCTCCAGCAAAAAACCCAGTCTGTCCAGCTGATTTTCCTTCCAATGGCAACATGTGGTTCTCTTTCACTCCTTCGATAAACatatgacctctgaccctctAACGAAAGCACTTTCAGTGAATGTAGACGTGAAATGAATTCAaatttttatctatttatcgTCTATTTATAttgatttctctgttttatcttacTTTCTCTGATTTGTTTTGTAAACAGATTTGTATTATATGTTTTCTCTGCATGTTggtaactttttttaaataataaaaaatgaaaaaaaatcaatggagCATTGAGTAATGGTTTGATAAGGTTTGTGTCTTATATCAACAGTGCTATCTTGTGGTTCAGGGCTGCTAATGCAAACGTGCCGGCTGACATGTCCAGCGATCTCACGCAGGCTTAGGTTGCAAAGCATGAAACCTCCCAGGGAGTTAGTCTCTAAGGAGTCTCGTAGTCACGGAGAATTGGTCTTACTATAGTGTGCACATGTATCAGAAACCAGGGGACAACAAAGCTGCAGGCAGAGATTACAGgtcaacaaccccccacctgtGTGTGACAAGGGGCGGCTTATTTGGCTTGAGTCTCATAGGCTGTGATCATCTacacccatcacacacacacacacacacacacacacacacacacacacacgcacgcacttaAACACCTTCACCTAAAATAATGTCTGCACCTTAaaatttaatgatttacatttatGTGACTTGTTTTTCCCCCCAcaaagtccccataatgtgaatgtataataatataatatagtacctggaccaccacacacacacacacacacacacacacacaggtttgcactGCAATCCTTATtttttgcattgacttccattcattgttaACAGCCAAGCCAAAAACTTATCCTGAACCTTGACCAAACTGATATTCACATCTTGCCTCTAACATCAACCAGGAAATCACATTATGCATCACTGAGACCAGGTTTTTGTCCCAGGTAGGTCTCCTTGTCCAACGTCAGTGTTGCATTTTACTGGAAAAGGTCCTACATGGGTCAccaaaacatgaacacacacaaagtttacTCTAACCTTGAATCATGTTTTCACCTCAGAATTTCATGATGTGACTTGTTTTTGTCCCCGTAATGGAAAGAGAAACCCCcatagtgtgagtgtgtaaataGATTTAGGTCCACACATCGTGAGTGATATCtggagtgcacacacactcacgcacacactcagtTGTGTGTCCATAACTTCACCTTAAACCTAAACCTTAAACTTAAGCCTGAGCTAAACCTAACCTTGAATCATGTCTTCACCTTAGAGATCGATGTGACTTGTTTTTGTCCCAATAATGGAAAGACAAGCCAttaaaccaagtcttaaccctcaagcAGCCCACTGAATTTGTGCGGACCAACCACAATGTcgtcacaatgatggtattgaaccaaaattggccccCATAACTAGAGatagacatacacacacgctaACACACAATCGTGTTTCCAtgacttcagaagaaaacacattgatATCATGGAAACGTAGTCCCCTCTTGCCTAACCTTAACTAAACTTAAACTTAACCCTAAACGTAACCCTAACCTAGTTCTTAGAACAAGCCTCAACTTTTAACTTGGAGGACAAGTTCCCATACTATGACTGATTCTGGTCCCTGCAATATGAGTAAtaccagaaacacacacacacacactgagcagacttATGTTTATGTTCTTggatttaaattatttgttttcttcatatcTTCACATATTTGAAAACGATGACACGTGTCGACAGTGTCGATGCATTATTCCCAAAATGCAGCAGGACTTTCGACTCATCACTTCCGCCGCCGGCTGCTGTTGCTGGTGCGTTCACTGTCGCTGCGTGTTTGCGGCTCCCGGCTCCGCTGTTTACTCTCCTCGTGTCCAAAAGTCATGGATGAGGCGAACGTCAAACACACGCACAGCATCTGTCCCTTCACTCCGTCTCACCTGGAAGACTTTGGCAAAGACatcgctgcagctgctgagtaATCGGTGCAGCGGAGGAGGCACTTTGAGGTAAATGTTTACAATGAGTGCGTGACGAGCTGTTAACGTGAACGCAGCAGATGACTGGACATTCTTATATCACTGGATATTCTTGTTGTATTGTAATGCAAAGAGAGTTTTAGTGGAAGATGCACACACATCAGAGTGGCTCTTGTTATTATAGGCTCATTCCACTGTGTATTCCAGCCTAACTATGGTGTGATTCCCTGTTTTGCAAgtcactctctgtgtctgtccccAGAGCTGACGTGAACAACTCAACTCAGGAGCAGATTTCTGCCACCATTCAAGTCAGTGAGGGCAAAGTGAGCTCAGCCAAATCTTAGAATGATTGCTGACAACACATGCAGACAGCTTCATCACTACACAAGAGACACTGAAGGGAGCTTTCTTGTGTTTCCTTTATTCTGTAGTTTCATTTCCTTGTGAAAATGATCCTGCTGTAGTTCATAGAAGTGGAGGAGGATTCTGACATTAACTGATATTGATGACGCTGCTGTAACCAGACTCTGGTTCTATTTGGAGCGAGTCGGAAAACAGCTCTGTGTGCTTGCTCTCTGACTTAACCATGCTCAGTGGTGGGATGGAACAtagtacatttacttttattttattttatcatcacttttactccactacatttttagCAAAAACCTGTATTTCTACCCtattacatttttacaccaTAACGAAGACTGTTGCATTAGTGAGTAGGCTAAACTCAGAaagtacttttaatactttgtaTATTTAGAAGcaaatatttacttttacttgagtttatgtgtttgttctttgttttaacTTTTGCTGGAGTTTATTCTcgtgtatttatttgttcatttactcaagtaaaatgttttctttcatttattatgtCTGAGATGACAGCGCTTAAGTGTTGTTCTTGCAATACACACATTGCATTTAGATGAGCATGACCTTTTTGTCTGTCAACTGACCCTGTGTCTatgtgtgatgtcatgtgatgcAGTGCTCAGGTTCGCAGTCCAAAGTCCAACCGAGCTGACCCCACACTGTGAGTCTCCTGTGGCCCTCCACTCTCATCTAGTGTCAAAATGGCCTCAAGACGGGGAGAAATTCCAGGTAATGTGGAATTTAAGATTTGACAGATTATCATACATAATTCGATCtgagtaaaaatacttttttctgcattgttttgtgTAGATATCTGAAATGGTGCCTTTATGGGTTTGGAAAACACAGTTCTAACTGGTCTATTCATTTCCATATTTCAGCGCTTGAGTCAGGCACGTCGTCCTCACTCTTTGGTACTTTATCCTCTCCTCTTGGAATGACTCGGCGCAATATCAGCTATGACGAGATCATGGATACACCCATGCATTCACCACCCCCAGACCTAACTGTCAACATCTTATGGAAAGACCCAGTCATCCCACAGCACAAGTTCAGAAACACATCAGAggtgttttcctgttttattttggtttctATCCACACCAAACTGTTTTGGCAACATGAACTGGTTACCTGAACAAAATGTTGCGTGATCTGTCTCTtgtcaaacatgttttctttgagGTTTGGTGCATGCTGGTACTACTTGTCAACTTGCTTGCATGTCGATTCTCTAATTGTTTTACACATTCATCTTAACCACTTCAAATTGTGTGACTATAGGGGGATGAGATGGGTGTGAAGATGGTGACTTTTGAGGCTGCAGCGCCAGCCAAGTCCCCTGTGCCTGTGGTGAAAGCCAAAGCCACATCTTTAATGAGCTCACTTATGATCAGtaagtaaaaattaaaaacatgtaaactcattacatttatttattcatttttaaaatgaatatttattttcattttaaaaatgatgaccatttattttcatttttaaaaatatcttaacACACAGACCCAGAAAAACAAGTTTAATAAACAATCTTCAGAGTGTCAGGAGACTATATTGTAGTGTGGTACAAGCACAGACTAATTGTACCTCTATTGCTGACACTATGTCTGTCTTCACTTAGAGCAAAGCCAGGAGAACCTCCAGAGGTTTGAGCACCAGGCAGGGCTGACTGACACTGGGTACTCTCCCCACAAAGGCCTCTCCGCTGAGGAGACTTGCTTTCACCGACTGAGTGACGGCACAGTACCAGTGAGTAAAAACCAATGTGAACTGTAGCAGCTtgatttgtgcgtgtgtgagaagTTTGTGATCTGAAATAATCATCTCTTCACACCGTCACATGGCATGTTATAATGTTGAGGTCACAGGTCAGATTATGatgacattgttttttttagaattaGAACAgagtaataaaacaaagattCTAGcgatataattttcatcaataccAATACGAGAAAAGTCCAATGCATATGATTCTTAAAAATGGTGCACAATGAGGAGGTATAGCTCATCATTGATCCACCTtcgatttgtaaaatgtttttacactaGAGTTCAATCTCCTTTTATTCAAGTGCAACAGAgtgatgtgtgcgtgtgttattCCGGTCTCTCTGCCACCCTCATGGTCCTGTTTTACCTGATATCAGATGACCGGTCACAACATCACACGTTGCTTTGTAATGTTTAACACGTGAGATCACATGCACATAGTGTGAGGATTATATTCCCACTGACAGAGCAGCTCTACCTGTGTCATTAACAGGTATTATTGTGGTGAATCATATGGTGATAATCCTGCAGACTGCACGCTAAACATGGTAAACAAATTACGTAATCGGCCTCTCTGTGCGGGTCCATATGACCAGGGTTGCCAGGCAACGCCCTAAAATGGGACGAGCCCCCTTGTTTTCTTAAGCGGACCAATCACCGGGCTCCTCTCATAACGGGCTTCTCTGAGGCCGACAGCGGTTTGTACTGACGCTATCGTCGTAAATAACAATCCCTTAACTTCCATTAACCGCCAGCCATGGACAAAATGAAGGAACATGTCGGAGTGGAGCGTCAAAGAAAACTAATCATAAAAAGGTTTGTGAAGAAGCTGCTGTAGCAGTAAGCTAACTCTTCCTCTGAAGGGAAACAGGCCGCTGGctggctagctagctagctggcCTTCAAGCTAACCATGGTAAACAAACTCGTTCCTGTAAAACATTATCAGCCTTCGTCCACCTGGGTTAAAAACACTGTGACGCTTTATAACGGAACCAGAAACAATGACAATGGCGTAAACTGTGGCTCTTTAACTTCAGCTTGCTACATAGCTCGATGGATTAATGTTATGTGATGGATGCATGTTATCTTGCAGTCCAGCTACAGTTAGCTTAGCAACCGCTAACCAGCGTGTATGCTACACTTAACGGTGACATTGCGTGATGTGAATTGGAACTACAGCATAACACAAGAATTGGGGGAAAATCCCGTGACAGATTTAAATGAATTATGTTTCCATCTCACTGTTCACCCCCCGTGTAGGCCCATCGTGCAGTGTGATGTTCACATCTGGTTTAACCATCTGGGGCTGGTTTACTTTGACATTTCGTTCAGGTTAACATTAAAAACGAGGCGTGAATGTTTGCCTGCATTGTGCCATGCTTATGTAACATTCAGAATTAGTTGCATCAAGCTCTCTGCACTGTAAGGCCATCAATAGCAAATAGCATCACCTGAATCCTCCCACCAGTCAGTTAGAGGTGAAGAAGCTTCTCAGGTGAGAAATAATCAACCCCTGAAGATTTAATACGACATCCTGCTACTCAGCTTTCACCTCTCTGTCACTGTTTAAAGTCAATGAGTTGATCTTTTTTGCAATTGTTATTGTCTGAAAAAGACTAATTCTAGCTGAAACGACAACTAACTCAAATTTCTATATATGGCCACTCAAAGTCAGAGTGCCCCTGAAAGAAGTTTGAATTTTGTTTCGAGCACATATCTCCCTTAATAGTGATCCGAGACGCTTACAATTTCGGTTCCATAGGCTTCACATGTGATCCAATCAAAGATCTGTGACAGCGTGGCCCAAAAGTGTCATGATTTGACAGAGATTGACCTACATGTTTTTTGTCCCTCCTTCCCTTTATAAATCAATCAGAAATTGGTTTAACTTTAACTACATTTGATGTACTTTGGCTGAGGTCCATTGGGGCTGGAGCAGTGATGAAATCTAATGGGATGCCAACCCAAAAAGGTTTAAAAGGCTCTGTGGTGCATGTTGTTATTCATTTCCACCATGACCGCTGTCCTAAGCAGAATACAGGACCACATATACAAGACTGACATGAGTTTGGAAAGACATACAGCTCATGGATGGGAATATTCCTGCATTGAATGGAAGCTTACCTTTCAAAACATTCTTCCAGATATCATTACTGAAATAAATCTTGATTTCAAGGCAAGTACTTTTGAAATGTATTCAGCATGTCAGTTTTGTCTATCTAAAACTGCATATTCATTGTTTGACTAGAAGAGGAAAACCACACCAGGTGCTATTCTCTCCGACTGGTGGTTTTGCAGGTGGAGTCCGTTTTAAGCAATAATCATTTATTGCAGGACTGACCTCAATGTAATACAACTTATTAGGCTTAGTGCTGATCAGCTTGTTGTTTAATGACAGCATGTGTTTCACCATCAGATAACCATAATTGTATTAGAGAGGTCCTCTGTGTGTCTTCTGTCTTTTGCCGCCCACACCACATGGTCAACAGAGATAGGTTCTGAGGCTCTGTGACGCActttgttattataatttttgATCTACTGGTCCAGAAAAACACTGCTGACCTTTCGTGATGTGTGTTCGTGGAGTGTTTACTCTTTAAATAAGATCAATGCTGACTTTCTGACACACCTCTGACACTGTTAACTGCTAAACTCGCAGACATGAGTGGGAAATGCTATTTGTACAGGACACATAAGTCACTTTCTAAATCACTTTCTAATGTACATTATGATTTTGGACCAGTGAAGGACATTCCTTCATTCCATGTTTGTTGAAttgcttgtttttctgtctttgcagaAGTTGAGAATGCCAAGTGGGGACTTCAAAGAGGACAGGCTAACAACATCAGCACAATCCACCCCAAGTTGTACCCCTTCTGTCACCCCCTGCGTCACCCCCTGCGTCACCCCCTGTGTCACCCCCCACTCATCACCGGCTGTCAATCGCAGGTAGGCTTCATGCTTCTGAAACGATTTGCTGTCACTCTTATTTTGATGTAATCCCTGACAGAAAATCTACTGTTATAATGAGTGGAACCAGATGTCCTAAGCACAACATGCTTCATTTCCCAGCATTAGCTATACACCAGTAATCATTAAAGCcacttattgttttaatattgtgtctgttttgtgtatGAGATTCTATAAAGCGtatccttcacattttcttttatgctCATTGTTTGGTGGGATTATAGGACCTGGTTACAGCTGAGTCCTGCACCTTTTCTTGCCAACCCAGAGCACAGTCCAAACCTAAGCACAGACATGGGAggaaatgaaggaggaggagatagGTGGACCTTCTTCGGAACTCAATCTGTGGTACAGAAGTCCCCCACCGACCCCGGCTCTGAAACCAGCAAAGGTGAGCGATCTTATATCTGTACACTCTATTGATGACTGTATTGCAATATTTACAGAATAGATTCTCTCAGCAGTAGGTTAACCCCACAGCACGACAAACTGTGGCGAAGcatcagtgttttgtgttttctgcgaATGCAATAATGTTGGTTCACTGCCACCAGTGAACCCTGTGCAGTTCAAAGCAGTTCAGCATTATGTTGAAACCACAATCTGCGATCCAAactttgtttgttattttaacacAACAACATTAACACATAATGCTGGGTGTGGTTTATaggtttgacatttttgcaCCTTAAACCACACCCAGCAGTGATATCATGGGGTCCTGGAGCACACCTGTCATCACCCCTGCAGCAAGGTGAAACAACAAGACTTTCAGGGAGTGGTGAAGCTGTTCTTTAAATTCACAACGGTTAAGCTGATGACTTTAACAGCCACATTTTGGTAAATGATGACAACATCTTCCACTTCCCTCCTGCAGGCTTTTCATTACGGTCTTACTTTGGCCTGCAGAAGTCCTCGACCATGGATGGCACCAACACCCAAATCAACCTCAATGTGCAGGACCCTGCCAACTTCATGCCCCCCAAGATTGATATCTCGGGCATTGAGACCAAGCAGATGCCCCCACGGccacacaaactaaaacctcgGGACATGAATGTTTTAACACCTTCGGGCTTCTGAAGCCACACTTGCTGTGCTGTTACTTCCTGTACCACATAGTCACCATTTCCTCCCCTCTGTCTAGTTGCTCATTTGCTTCCCTTTCTTCCACTGACCCCTCATCCTCCTTGCACTGAGACCGAGGAATGAGGACCACCTATAGTATTAGCTCACTAGCCCCAGAGACATCACCGCACTGTTACTGCTCCCAGCAGACCTATTGCCATCAGTCCACGCCATCATCCCCTTCTTATCTCTTCCAACTCATTGGTCCAATTAAAACACCAAATTAAGTAATTTTATTTGTTATCCCCGAAAGATGTTACTgctttgtattattataattcttgttgttgttgtactgtCAGGTAATGGGTGCACTAGAATGCATTGCCTTGCTTAACCCCATTCCATTGTCAGGTGTAGCATGAGATAGGAGTCATTCAAGTATTTTCTCAGTCCCTTGCTTCAGTTGATCACTTTAGCATTGCCTCTCAAGCTAACACGGACCAGCTATTTCAATTTCTAATGCTCTGTTGCCtcatttgtacattttctttattttaaataggCTCACAGATTGTAATTGTGTAGTGATTCTGTCTGCTAGCATGCAGAGTATAATGTGGTATGACTGATACTGTGCCTAAACTTGCAGTGTGTATGATTTTGGCTTTCTTGCCATatgagcttttgtttttgtactaCATGTAAGAGTGTCTTATTTTACTTTGACAGTATGACTGCTGACCTGATGTGATTTGTTTTGACTATTATTTCAACTTATTTTCACATTGATCTGCTTTAATTCAACATTGGTCATTCTTAATAGTAGGTATTGCATAAGGTTTATAATTTATACATGGCACTACAATTTAGTTAAACATGCTTGAAGTGGCCACTTtcaattttgtgtgtgtgtgtgtgtgccacaatTCATGAATCTCTGCTATTTTATTTGAAAGAGTTGATTAAGATGATGTAATTGCACAAAGGAGCTTTTATCCTTCTCacatctgaaaataaatctgatggTAATGAGCAACAATTCCTCCTTGTTTTTTCCCTTGATGGCATTATTTGAAAATGGATTTACAGTCACATACTCCCATGTTATACCATCACCCACAACATGTTAACAATATTGTGTGCTTTATCACAGGGAAACTGTTTTGTCTTTAGCGTCTGAATATGGCAGCTCTTTCTGTAAAGTAACATGCTCTCGACTGAAAGACTTTTGAGTGTGACACTGGACTGCCCCCTATGTTTTCACATTTGCTTCAGAAATCAGACTACAAAAGCTTTTGAACTGTCCTGTAAATCAAACTGAACTGTCGTTTGGTTTTAATAGAggctaatgataataatagtaataataataattgccCTTCGAAGGGAAATTaatttgtcacagcagcaggtacagagacaaaaacacaaaacaaaatacatagTATACACAATCATTGCAAACAAGTTATAGTTTTATATGTTGTGTTAACTGcagtctttgtccacaagatggTGCAATAACATCACAATGAAATCACTGGGTTGTTCTAAATCTAGGTTTTACCTTTGTATTCATTAAtgtgttcttttatttcaggCTGTTATTAGATAAGAATCATGGGCAGCAGAGTGAATATTGCACTCAAATAAACCATTAAATAAACCATGATATTattttccctaaaattaaaactgTGTTAGATAATCAGAAAATTAATTTCCTCCACCACTCAATCATGGTGACAGAGGTGTGTAGAACCAGAAAGACAAGATGAGTTTCTGTGTATACTAGTTTATCAGGTCATCTGCTGCGTACGAACATATATCCTGCCTCGTTACCACACAACAGCTAAATATTATCCCTTCACATCAAAGCAAACATTCAAGCCATCAGGAAGCAGAAACATTAAAGAGCGGGGTCTGATCCCCTATAGGCTCAGCCACGAAGCAGCAAGATTTATAGCCCCGTAAAAACTCTGATGCTgtgttcagcagcagcatgtgtgcATGGGCCGGATTTGTACAGGCTGTGCCATTACTGTGTCATTACTTACAACTTCACACTAAACATTTATACTCTACTTATTTATTATGTTGTACTTATTTATTGTCTATGTGAATAATGAATCCTCCATGgatgacacatttttctctgGATGTGCTGCTCTAAGCAAGGCCTGTTGCAAAACTTTCGCCCTCAGTGACTTTAAATATTTGACTCTCAGTTACTCAGAAATTAGCTGGAACTTCTAAAAGACGTCCACTTTTGGATTTAATTACAGGCCACTGAGCGTCCAAGTCTGGTTTTCAGATGGTTAGACAGGAACAAAGGTGAGTGTCCGATCAGACGGGCAAGTGCAGACAGAAAACTGTCAGTCAGGGGCTGGACAgatgacacaaaatgaaaagcaggaaGAGGATGAAGTGCAGGGAATTTGGTAAAGCTACAAATTTGAGATTTTTAGTTTTCAGTCACATTTCTGCATGTAACAGCATATAAACTACAACAGAGATAACTGTCACTCTATcgatcaaactttatttatatagcacctctTAAACAAGACAGTTGCAGTTGGAAGTGATTTACATACATGGGACCAAATGTGTCTCAACACTAAACcaaaaacacagcacaggaggagg
This window of the Paralichthys olivaceus isolate ysfri-2021 chromosome 9, ASM2471397v2, whole genome shotgun sequence genome carries:
- the LOC109624870 gene encoding C-X-C motif chemokine 10-like, which translates into the protein MSGLIKVLLLLAAAVCISTAMPNEAGQNCLCQKTSNTTDGSKLKDIQIYPATNFCDRVEIVVTTRAGRRYCLNPQSKVVKDRLIRIIKKPSLSS
- the kiaa1191 gene encoding putative monooxygenase p33MONOX; this translates as MASRRGEIPALESGTSSSLFGTLSSPLGMTRRNISYDEIMDTPMHSPPPDLTVNILWKDPVIPQHKFRNTSEGDEMGVKMVTFEAAAPAKSPVPVVKAKATSLMSSLMIKQSQENLQRFEHQAGLTDTGYSPHKGLSAEETCFHRLSDGTVPKLRMPSGDFKEDRLTTSAQSTPSCTPSVTPCVTPCVTPCVTPHSSPAVNRRTWLQLSPAPFLANPEHSPNLSTDMGGNEGGGDRWTFFGTQSVVQKSPTDPGSETSKGFSLRSYFGLQKSSTMDGTNTQINLNVQDPANFMPPKIDISGIETKQMPPRPHKLKPRDMNVLTPSGF